In Sphaeramia orbicularis chromosome 1, fSphaOr1.1, whole genome shotgun sequence, a genomic segment contains:
- the LOC115423106 gene encoding ELMO domain-containing protein C-like: MLKVALVLGCLLSLALATPMERAHIRLARSSSESSSGENTNSNSLTLQQLQQLLILLNALSTTTTATTTTTTAATTTTAPTTTTTAAVTTAAP; the protein is encoded by the exons ATGCTGAAGGTAGCTCTTGTGCTTGGATGCCTCCTGAGCCTGGCTCTGGCTACTCCG atggaGAGGGCACATATACGCTTGGCACGCTCCAGCTCTGAATCTTCCTCCGGAGAG aatacCAACAGCAACAGCCTCACCCTGCAACAGCTTCAACAACTTTTGATCTTACTCAACGCattatctactactactactgctactactacaacaacgACAGctgcaactacaacaactgcaccaacaactacaaccacagccgCTGTAACAACTGCTGCTCCataa